From Drosophila yakuba strain Tai18E2 chromosome 2L, Prin_Dyak_Tai18E2_2.1, whole genome shotgun sequence, one genomic window encodes:
- the LOC6528893 gene encoding uncharacterized protein LOC6528893 isoform X3, with amino-acid sequence MPNNRNRNRNRNRNKRNRNQNQNQNQNPSQNENNQQQAEGAEDREEQQDFQTQIAVAQSSFSVDDNGNSGSVSNGPTENCEEVTNTLEKTEKIEEISEQPATVIQQEADLEAEMGAKNSKHRKEKSDKQASNGKAEEQVRPPPTIIRRPPGSPRQAKVIVHRIVREEDKANGTAQSPEPPKVVTPKEQHLEVEALNEQLPNAHQEVETKQGQENEKGQKELPESSHLSEDAKQKLVEVENNRQVYDEVDYLSDETIEKNPKEAQHDPKEQEQYVLQLEKAMEFVENAHQQHVAAVQSYQIQRDTKPNAQQQEQNEVQHPQESTDAPPQPVAVPQVLKDTNKKEEQQEPILNNAQQQNGQIAPKSQKEFQIKVEFQAEDSRSQQPPPLKPTSKVIIHQIHLETTDEEKNSKPTFEEISSTTGSLAGTLSPPPRYLVESPKNVSSGQFARFSRDVQIQELELNSEFSSGEFNSLQSPLVCEVDSESEGSVAVGPERSPSDQQVPSSSRVEQQEQLRQKRAQKRNALESHFLPQLLNPRYLDSILEENEWRNSTASSGGSDQTGIRTPKLNETFPRSQLDFSRRHKRREEAPSPLKLETRLLEDSTDLESCTRLQSTLSPQSEDAELVYLSSSASSSVSDLMELELEQAAALAERALVDLDTDASRLIARPDDEMSSTSTTTADRSETEAETETETEREGEQSRESTPVNANPTLASSQSSLLSAPTPTPTPTPTPADREQLAKDTNVSGGSTISFGAASPLAATREEFVRNMDKVRELIEMTRREQEQGELPRSPSPPPVPPPPASVPPYSPESSSFHLASLQLKRQESNDSHCSDSTTHSQCTAINLASPPPPPTAQPPTPPLRQKPAPPPVPPPVSPPAPPTPQSEPELSVADSVANADADAGADTDTEAIKKLRLLCTEQLASMPYGEQVLEELASVAQNIADQSQSKMPYPMPQLPHIKELQLNANETKSTSAWLGLPTQSDPQVLVCLSPGQRDLVNTQTQPDDLLDAHQKFVERRGYHELSKAQVLEQDHQQQQSEMLKTAAMMRELRKSLSPTAPPVPPPPVPLKSAETAAKATAHENAKRDDASEQKQKITECESSSLENKPRRAADLGAQQSAEHRQSSSTTTSSHKATTETMSSDTAKFPTLDSMESELARMFPQHRGDIFEEQRKRFSNIEFPSHQPVSQTKRYSNIETSSFESKKRLENGQVVYDVSTSSHEKKEQGDPPKDQSAPPVPPPPIMSATKLNGNTFIDGGVAPKNSQSSRENGSGSGNGTYEEFRQRAKAAADAFGEQREQQNGLDQDRVFKDFDRLSQQMHAELQSTREKREKSASMYDLSGFTRPATGHPRLDELQQRRHAHMQELEREIERSAKSRQERMSSVPRQMEATPPRTHEIPIELEPRSRRAESLCNLNESPPRPHTTVGHYNHPGAQDDWSRYANDLGYSENIARPFAREVEICYQRQNQRTPHGIRAPRLSASTNDLSSSSQYSYDTFNAYGGRRTHAPMLNQAQQQQRPHYGSCYSMIERDPNPRYISTTSRRGVSPAPPPVASPQQQQVPPPAYDRQQRRSSLPRELHEQQLKYILSKEEELKFEVERLQQERRRLMEEMQRAPVLPAPQRRESYRPAAKLPTLSEDEVFRQQMAEEWMNKVAEREERRQHKIIRISKIEDEHDHSAVDKTTISDEFLDRVKERRHKLAMPADSDWESGAESQPQPAAQSQPESDVEAPPVRILEGQAEANLRQLPRHLREFAKFSTSEQLPDGAQMERHEEQERREEATDNAHSSATKKTSIVKTYKVSRLPPSVQDRATATEEANSAATGMGVRLRPRPPKQTRFLLNAQQLQQQRQRRSWSESDLLKEIDSELQLAKGFLYANGVWTPYGSSSDLNQSGTTSATPPPPPPPSLPVWTPQPSPVLSGRKEFRPVRFESPTLPRRYTAQQHQQQQQKTTTTIPPWSSTENGEGAPPPTAIASLNSVNSNSDYAETDCSGHFGPVAPSASVSDKIRTFERSSSNSELQRPFARRQLSDASRPAYRPNEVIYKVKHEYMSEPETGSDRPRKMAQLGRRQYDGIGPVTNDGMPIILRSEVKEPHQHEWYKRLYQTIHKQKNGDDFVIRYKCPRARPSYKSNGYVSEPEPNYDSDYSTVRYRTQNPHRVQSVSSAVNVRNLTQDEKLYGTMPNPIKSAQSSYKNQPGRIENYTTGHSSVSEKEKKESLEQSKLSPLYTEGNLSRALAKESGYTSDSNLVFRKKEVPVSSPLSPVEQKQAYKSLQAGGEPPLLGFRKPAPEKPREILEEFEFIQITPTLTKIRVSTKELEEEVKPLRKAVTPPPAPPPPPPPPQSLTTKRDKKPAKMFSQLSKNLPSFIPLSKKQQVSQQDDPPPRPPHRKSSCTKSTVRVLSSASKSRHEQCFQPPSGTAPGVSTITLRKVATSSCSRREPICRSKSAGAVSTLLQTLTATKETRLTRRVQQPQQQSRLRSSSPSRRPARLLALRQSSRSPVAFGRSISKERSFAEEKKRLENTLPANRTNFEASTNILRDPSLKSPQEVREAVRSYATSRSKSLPRLRHTTVSTTTRQTMCFPQVRPQTLLDCGTRSLRKSSSKTGKGQEKNGSNDSLPRSNSTFSIDSMVRQEIVPIAPPKTYVGRSRGSLSKALVPLQSSRSEGHVPRKRQSGKVTTKPPPPVTVHSYSESVREKTNFWNDYNAKQAMSLPQEYKFCPEDVCDFESHTIQQPCIEDLVWKYEGKEQRPPKQVTVTDIARPQSPQLSQERRFSPTREVRVPQISREVRSPSRRRIDSLRSKDKEQSLARASSLSSADERKRATPAPSNGLYQCGELAHSATSLTHLERHSPSCRYRNNCERFTELNRFYSTLERVGQLERATSSSSFHPLRKDAEHLDFDEWRRVRLHERAEKELQYLVGKLQDDQKQRDLHFRSKDVDSIKWRQDADQSLVAKKKSVEDLRENFEQLNILRQQQQLQSEPVHRHWRRNTVADLACSLEHQASAEPDMERHLDNDLVSTLSKDQIKKITQQLNEIYSGNRQAPAVEEQYIVTVEKGSRPNGLKVRCNSTISKDQLLGPVKRKRDEQQSNQSLPRSTRSQSPVVVARETRGAIAAKNAELTLTKPPDVPPRPKPTPSQEVKTKPPPKAELKVETREPAEDISQKIQYFEDRQFDEPPKTIYHAREDSSPDEAEVMRLINQNMQERQRARQLHHHQELSNSLTDLSGVFGERPAARVNFHLHSPPDRPPDDTELISFGNGSPDHGDGSLELYSDSYYRSRSLSPQSQASACSSSYLQRVYTGEVRKMRQHFESIQQSGEQSREPSNERRDFFGLSSLRRARSDPEMSAGSKDAPDTVTDAVSKEDVPRLTHKFELRAATPSPERGRRRLRSAQDRLMPHIDIISKTAALKRELPIPVRSSPTRSVSSNSHCFERLRMRYESPEPQTQSYLSTSHPDMRDVHDISPHLSADWVAHKHPKPTKPEDLPKKLQRVVRASSTSPPRPARSHNHQLSSRLTSCMKDIFANQKFDPNKHRPKARYVPDGAENGNQKSKDSGTLERLKKTAVVTFKVSPNHYYATDVNIHFKTPIRHEQRQNLSEEELAIRQAEHMQKLYHEERRRKYLQELQDMNSRRHTDNFTPSQKSPIALNRYDDFPTDVTLKSLVGPKTVARALFNFQGQTSKELSFRKGDTIYIRRQIDANWYEGEHNAMIGLLPASYVEIVSRDGARTPSKRPSEGQARAKYNFQAQSGIELSLNKGELVTLTRRVDGNWFEGKIANRKGIFPCSYVEVLTDIGAEDIAAKTTTVITSQSTTNLRPNLDVLRTNINNEFNTLTQNGAQPPNGILKETRTLHKTDALHVDTSSEPLAYRALYKYRPQNSDELELLEGDVVHVLEKCDDGWFVGTSQRTGCFGTFPGNYVERA; translated from the exons GTTGAAAATAATCGACAAGTTTACGATGAAGTGGACTACTTGAGCGATGAGACCATTGAAAAGAATCCAAAAGAAGCGCAACATGATCCAAAGGAACAGGAGCAGTATGTGTTGCAACTCGAAAAGGCTATGGAATTTGTAGAAAATGCACATCAGCAACACGTTGCTGCTGTCCAAAGTTATCAAATACAAAGAGACACGAAGCCAAACGCACAGCAACAGGAGCAAAATGAAGTACAGCACCCACAGGAATCAACTGACGCACCTCCACAACCGGTTGCTGTTCCACAAGTCCTTAAAGATACCAATAAGAAGGAAGAGCAACAGGaaccaattttaaataatgccCAACAGCAAAATGGACAGATTGCACCAAAATCCCAAAAGGaattccaaataaaagttGAGTTTCAAGCCGAGGATTCTCGTTCCCAGCAGCCTCCTCCACTGAAGCCCACCTCCAAGGTGATTATCCATCAGATACACCTGGAAACCACCGACGAAGAGAAAAATTCTAAGCCCACTTTCGAGGAGATCAGCAGCACTACCGGTTCTCTGGCCGGAACCCTATCTCCACCACCCCGTTATTTAGTGGAGTCTCCGAAGAACGTGTCAAGTGGTCAGTTTGCGCGCTTTTCGCGTGATGTGCAAATCCAGGAGCTGGAACTGAACAGCGAATTCAGCTCCGGGGAATTCAATTCCCTGCAGTCGCCGCTGGTTTGCGAAGTAGACTCGGAATCAGAGGGATCTGTAGCCGTGGGTCCGGAACGATCGCCGTCGGATCAGCAGGTGCCGTCCAGCAGCCGagtggagcagcaggagcagctgcgcCAGAAACGTGCCCAAAAACGGAACGCTTTGGAGTCGCACTTCCTGCCGCAGTTGCTTAATCCCCGCTATCTGGACAGCATCCTAGAGGAGAACGAATGGAGAAACTCCACTGCCTCCTCTGGCGGAAGCGATCAGACGGGGATCCGCACCCCCAAGCTGAACGAGACCTTTCCCAGGAGTCAGTTGGACTTCAGCCGCAGGCACAAGCGGAGGGAGGAGGCCCCGTCGCCTCTTAAGCTCGAAACTAGATTGCTGGAGGACTCCACCGATCTGGAGAGCTGCACCCGACTGCAGAGCACCCTGTCTCCCCAGTCCGAAGATGCGGAGCTAGTTTACCTGAGCTCCTCGGCCTCCAGCAGTGTCTCTGACCTCATGGAACTAGAACTTGAACAGGCCGCCGCCTTGGCGGAGAGGGCCCTTGTGGACTTGGATACGGATGCCAGCCGGTTGATTGCTCGGCCGGATGATGAGAtgagcagcaccagcaccaccacggCAGACAGGAGCGAGacggaagcggaaacggaaacagaGACGGAGAGAGAGGGCGAGCAGAGTCGTGAGAGCACACCTGTTAACGCCAACCCGACGCTCGCCAGTTCGCAGTCTTCGCTGCTGAGCGCCCCAACGCCGACGCCGACGCCGACGCCCACTCCCGCCGATCGCGAACAATTagcaaaagatacaaatgtatctggCGGATCGACTATTAGTTTCGGGGCAGCATCGCCGCTAGCGGCCACGCGCGAGGAGTTCGTTCGCAACATGGACAAAGTGCGCGAGTTGATCGAGATGACGCGGCGCGAACAGGAGCAAGGTGAACTACCGCGATCGCCGTCGCCGCCGCCCGTTCCCCCGCCTCCCGCCTCCGTGCCACCCTACAGTCCCGAGTCCTCCTCGTTCCACCTAGCTTCCTTGCAGCTGAAGCGGCAGGAGTCGAACGACTCCCACTGCTCCGACAGCACCACCCACAGCCAATGCACGGCCATCAACCTGGCCAGTCCCCCACCGCCACCCACCGCTCAGCCACCCACACCGCCACTCAGACAAAAGCCCGCACCACCACCCGTACCGCCACCCGTATCACCACCCGCACCACCAACTCCCCAATCAGAGCCAGAGCTTTCAGTTGCAGATTCGGTTGCGAATGCGGATGCAGATGCAGGGGCCGACACGGATACGGAAGCCATAAAGAAGCTGCGCCTGCTGTGCACCGAGCAGTTGGCTTCCATGCCCTATGGCGAACAGGTGCTCGAGGAGCTAGCCAGTGTGGCCCAGAACATAGCCGATCAGTCCCAGAGCAAGATGCCCTATCCCATGCCCCAGCTGCCGCACATCAAGGAGCTGCAGTTAAACGCAAATGAGACCAAGTCCACATCCGCCTGGCTGGGTCTGCCCACCCAGTCCGATCCCCAGGTATTGGTCTGCCTGTCACCCGGCCAGAGGGATTTGGTAAACACCCAGACCCAGCCGGATGACCTGCTAGATGCCCACCAAAAGTTCGTGGAGCGTCGGGGGTACCATGAGTTGTCCAAGGCCCAGGTTCTCGAGCAGgaccaccagcagcagcagagcgagATGCTCAAGACGGCGGCCATGATGCGCGAGTTGCGCAAGAGTCTCTCGCCGACGGCGCCCCCTGTCCCTCCGCCGCCGGTACCATTGAAGAGCGCCGAAACGGCGGCCAAGGCGACCGCTCATGAAAACGCCAAGAGAGATGACGCAAGCGAACAAAAGCAGAAGATCACAGAATGCGAATCGTCATCGCTTGAAAATAAACCAAGGCGAGCAGCTGATCTTGGTGCTCAGCAGTCGGCAGAGCACCgccagagcagcagcaccaccacctccagcCACAAAGCGACCACAGAGACCATGTCCAGTGACACCGCCAAGTTTCCCACGCTGGACAGCATGGAGAGTGAGCTGGCCAGGATGTTCCCCCAGCACAGGGGCGACATTTTCGAGGAGCAGCGCAAGCGGTTCTCCAACATCGAGTTCCCCAGCCATCAGCCTGTCAGTCAGACCAAGCGGTACTCCAACATCGAGACGAGTAGCTTCGAGTCCAAGAAGCGTTTGGAGAATGGTCAGGTAGTCTACGATGTGAGCACTTCCAGTCATGAGAAGAAGGAGCAGGGCGATCCACCCAAGGACCAGTCTGCACCGCCTGTTCCCCCGCCGCCAATTATGTCAGCAACGAAATTAAACGGCAACACTTTCATTGATGGAGGCGTGGCGCCCAAAAATAGCCAGTCGTCGCGAGAGAACGGTagtggcagcggcaacggTACGTATGAGGAATTTCGGCAGCGTGCCAAGGCCGCTGCGGATGCTTTTGGAgagcagcgggagcagcaaAACGGGCTGGATCAAGACCGCGTGTTCAAGGACTTCGATAGGCTGTCCCAGCAGATGCACGCCGAGCTGCAAAGCACCCGGGAAAAGCGGGAGAAGTCGGCTTCCATGTACGATCTCAGTGGCTTCACTCGCCCCGCGACTGGTCATCCGAGACTAGATGAGTTGCAGCAGAGAAGACATGCCCACATGCAGGAGTTGGAAAGGGAAATAGAGCGGTCGGCAAAGTCGCGACAGGAGCGAATGTCCTCGGTACCGCGACAAATGGAGGCCACACCACCTCGAACTCATGAGATTCCCATTGAGCTGGAGCCACGTTCCCGACGCGCAGAGTCCCTGTGCAATCTAAATGAGTCACCACCACGTCCGCATACCACCGTGGGTCACTATAACCATCCGGGGGCTCAGGATGACTGGTCTAGGTATGCCAACGATTTGGGATACTCGGAGAACATAGCACGACCCTTTGCCAGGGAGGTGGAGATTTGTTATCAGCGCCAGAATCAGAGAACACCACATGGCATTAGGGCTCCCCGCCTTTCCGCCAGCACCAACGATCTGAGCAGCTCTAGTCAATATAGCTACGATACCTTCAACGCCTACGGAGGCAGAAGGACCCATGCCCCCATGTTGAACCAggcgcaacagcaacaacgaccTCATTACGGCAGTTGTTACTCCATGATCGAGAGGGATCCCAATCCCAGGTACATTAGCACCACCTCGCGAAGGGGCGTGAGTCCAGCACCGCCACCAGTTGCATCtccgcaacagcagcaggtgcCACCACCTGCCTACGATCGCCAGCAGAGGAGATCCTCGCTGCCGAGGGAATTGCATGAACAGCAGCTAAAGTACATACTAtccaaggaggaggagctcaAGTTTGAAGTGGAGCGATTGCAGCAGGAGCGCCGTCGTCTAATGGAGGAAATGCAGAGGGCTCCAGTCCTGCCGGCTCCTCAGAGGAGGGAGAGCTACAGGCCCGCCGCCAAGCTGCCAACTCTGAGCGAGGATGAGGTATTCCGGCAGCAAATGGCCGAGGAGTGGATGAACAAGGTGGCTGAGCGGGAAGAGCGGCGCCAGCACAAGATCATACGCATATCAAAGATTGAGGATGAGCACGATCACTCCGCGGTGGACAAGACAACCATAAGCGATGAATTCTTGGATCGGGTGAAGGAGCGCCGTCACAAGTTGGCTATGCCGGCGGACAGCGACTGGGAAAGTGGGGCGGAATCTCAGCCCCAGCCAGCGGCCCAATCTCAGCCAGAATCGGATGTGGAAGCGCCACCAGTACGCATACTAGAGGGCCAGGCGGAGGCCAATCTCCGCCAGCTGCCACGGCACCTGCGGGAGTTCGCAAAGTTCTCCACCAGCGAACAGTTGCCAGATGGCGCCCAAATGGAGCGTCACGAGGAACAGGAGCGCAGGGAGGAGGCCACCGACAATGCGCACAGCAGTGCCACCAAGAAGACGAGCATCGTGAAGACGTACAAGGTTTCCAGGCTACCGCCTTCCGTCCAGG ACAGAGCCACCGCAACCGAGGAGGCGAACTCAGCGGCAACGGGAATGGGTGTCCGGCTgcgaccacgcccacccaaGCAGACGCGCTTCCTCCTTAATgcgcagcagctgcagcagcagaggcagcggcGCAGCTGGTCGGAAAGCGATCTTCTCAAGGAGATCGACAGCGAACTGCAGCTGGCCAAGGGCTTCCTCTACGCGAATG GCGTGTGGACACCTTACGGTTCCAGCAGCGATCTAAATCAATCGGGCACCACatcggccacgccccctcccccGCCGCCACCCTCGCTGCCCGTTTGGACGCCACAACCGTCACCGGTGCTAAGCGGACGCAAGGAGTTCCGTCCGGTCCGTTTCGAGTCCCCCACTCTGCCCCGTCGCTATACGgcgcagcagcaccaacagcagcaacagaagaCGACGACTACAATCCCGCCGTGGTCCAGTACGGAGAACGGAGAAGGtgccccaccacccaccgcaaTAGCCTCCCTCAACTCCGTGAACTCGAACTCGGACTACGCCGAAACTGACTGCTCCGGGCACTTTGGTCCCGTGGCGCCCAGTGCCAGTGTCTCCGACAAGATCAGAA CATTCGAACGCTCTTCATCCAACTCGGAGTTGCAGAGGCCGTTTGCGCGGCGCCAGCTGTCCGACGCCAGTCGTCCAGCCTACAGGCCCAATGAAGTCA TCTACAAAGTCAAGCACGAGTATATGAGCGAACCGGAGACGGGCAGCGATCGTCCCCGGAAAATGGCACAGTTAGGGCGAAGGCAGTACGACGGCATCGGTCCGGTGACCAACGATGGAATGCCCATCATCCTGAGATCG GAGGTCAAGGAGCCGCATCAGCATGAATGGTACAAGCGTCTCTATCAGACCATTCACAAGCAGAAGAACGGCG ATGATTTTGTGATTCGCTACAAGTGTCCCAGAG CCCGTCCGTCGTACAAGAGCAACGGATACGTCTCAGAGCCCGAACCCAACTACGATTCGGATTACTCCACGGTGAGGTACCGCACCCAGAATCCGCACCGTGTTCAGTCCGTCTCCTCGGCTGTCAATGTGCGCAACCTAACCCAGGACGAGAA GTTGTATGGTACTATGCCAAATCCCATAAAATCAGCGCAAAGCTCGTATAAGAATCAGCCAGGACGCATCGAGAACTATACAACAGGTCATTCATCAGTTtccgaaaaggaaaagaaggaG AGTCTAGAACAATCGAAACTATCGCCATTGTACACAGAAGGTAACTTGTCCAG AGCTTTGGCCAAGGAATCCGGGTATACTAGCGATTCCAATCTGGTCTTCCGCAAGAAGGAGGTACCCGTAAGCAGTCCCCTTAGCCCCGTTGAACAAAAGCAGGCCTACAAGAGTCTCCAGGCAGGCGGAGAACCTCCCCTGCTCGGCTTCCGCAAACCAGCGCCCGAGAAACCCCGTG AAATTTTGGAGGAGTTCGAATTCATACAGATCACACCCACGCTCACAAAGATTCGTGTCAGTACCAAGGAGCTGGAAGAAGAAGTGAAACCCCTGAGAAAAGCAGTAACGCCACCGCctgcaccaccgccaccacctccacctcccCAATCCTTGACCACGAAAAGAGACAAGAAGCCCGCGAAGATGTTTTCCCAGCTTTCGAAGAATCTGCCCTCGTTCATTCCGTTGAGCAAAAAGCAACAAGTGTCCCAACAGGATGACCCACCTCCAAGGCCGCCGCACAGAAAGTCGAGCTGCACGAAGAGCACAGTGCGAGTCCTAAGCTCCGCCTCAAAGTCCAGGCATGAGCAGTGCTTTCAACCGCCGAGTGGAACTGCCCCTGGGGTATCTACCATCACCCTGCGGAAGGTGGCCACTTCGAGTTGTTCCCGTCGTGAGCCCATTTGCCGATCGAAGTCGGCGGGAGCGGTGTCCACGCTTTTGCAAACTCTGACGGCCACCAAGGAGACCCGACTCACCCGTCGGGtccagcagccgcagcagcaatCGCGTTTGAGGTCGTCGAGTCCTAGTAGGCGCCCCGCTCGTCTTCTGGCCCTTCGTCAATCCAGCCGAAGTCCTGTGGCCTTTGGTAGAAGCATATCGAAGGAAAGAAGCTTCGCTGAGGAAAAAAAGCGGCTGGAGAACACGCTGCCAGCTAATCGGACCAACTTTGAGGCCAGTACCAATATACTAAGGGATCCCTCCTTGAAATCCCCCCAAGAGGTGAGGGAGGCAGTGCGTTCGTATGCGACCTCACGCAGCAAGTCCTTGCCACGACTTCGTCATACTACAGTGAGCACTACCACAAGGCAGACCATGTGCTTCCCGCAGGTGCGACCCCAGACGCTTTTGGATTGCGGAACTCGGTCGCTGAGGAAGTCGTCCTCGAAAACAGGAAAGGGCCAGGAAAAGAACGGATCTAATGACAGCTTGCCGAGGAGTAACTCCACCTTTTCCATTGACTCTATGGTGCGCCAGGAAATTGTGCCCATAGCACCACCCAAGACATATGTTGGGAGGTCTAGAGGATCACTTTCTAAAGCGCTGGTTCCACTCCAGAGCAGTCGAAGCGAAGGTCACGTGCCAAGGAAGCGTCAGTCTGGGAAAGTTACTACtaagccaccaccaccagttACTGTCCACTCCTACAGCGAATCAGTGAGAGAGAAAACCAACTTTTGGAATGACTACAACGCCAAGCAGGCCATGTCCTTGCCGCAGGAGTACAAGTTCTGTCCGGAGGATGTGTGCGATTTCGAGAGTCATACGATCCAGCAACCGTGTATCGAGGACCTTGTGTGGAAATATGAGGGCAAGGAGCAGCGTCCACCGAAACAAGTGACCGTAACGGACATCGCTCGACCTCAATCACCACAATTGAGCCAGGAGCGTCGCTTTTCGCCCACTCGAGAGGTTAGGGTGCCCCAAATCAGCCGGGAGGTGAGATCGCCATCTCGTCGTCGCATCGATAGCCTGCGTTCCAAGGACAAAGAGCAGTCCTTGGCCAGGGCTAGCAGCCTTAGCAGCGCAGATGAGCGCAAGAGAGCTACTCCAGCTCCATCGAATGGACTCTACCAATGCGGAGAGCTTGCCCACAGTGCCACTTCGTTGACTCACCTGGAACGTCATAGTCCCAGCTGTCGGTATCGTAACAATTGTGAGCGTTTCACTGAATTGAATCGCTTCTACAGCACTTTGGAGCGAGTGGGTCAGCTGGAAAGGGCCACGTCCTCCAGCAGCTTTCATCCCTTGAGGAAGGATGCTGAACACCTGGACTTTGATGAGTGGCGCCGAGTCCGACTTCATGAACGCGCTGAAAAGGAGCTGCAATATTTAGTTGGAAAGCTACAAGATGACCAAAAGCAAAGGGATCTTCACTTCCGTTCAAAGGATGTAGACTCCATTAAGTGGCGTCAAGACGCCGACCAATCACTGGTTGCCAAGAAGAAGTCTGTGGAGGATCTGCGCGAAAACTTTGAGCAGTTGAATATTctcaggcagcagcagcagctccagtcGGAGCCAGTTCATCGCCATTGGAGACGCAACACGGTGGCTGATTTGGCCTGCAGTCTGGAGCACCAGGCCTCGGCTGAACCCGATATGGAGCGTCACTTGGACAACGACTTAGTGAGCACTTTGTCCAAGGATCAGATTAAGAAGATAACCCAGCAGCTGAACGAGATCTACTCGGGGAATCGCCAGGCTCCTGCCGTCGAAGAGCAGTATATTGTAACCGTGGAAAAGGGCTCGCGTCCAAATGGTCTGAAGGTACGTTGCAACTCCACCATCTCCAAGGATCAGCTACTGGGACCAGTTAAACGTAAGCGAGATGAACAGCAATCAAATCAGTCATTGCCTCGCTCCACTCGCAGTCAATCTccggtggtggtggcaagAGAAACCCGTGGCGCCATTGCAGCCAAGAATGCTGAGTTGACCTTGACGAAACCGCCGGATGTGCCACCTAGACCAAAGCCCACGCCAAGTCAGGAGGTTAAGACCAAGCCACCGCCAAAAGCGGAACTGAAAGTTGAAACTCGCGAGCCGGCCGAAGACATAAGCCAGAAGATACAGTACTTCGAGGATCGCCAGTTCGATGAGCCGCCCAAAACCATTTACCACGCTCGCGAAGACTCCTCGCCTGACGAAGCTGAGGTTATGCGACTCATCAATCAAAACATGCAGGAACGTCAGAGAGCCAGGCAACTTCATCACCACCAGGAACTGAGTAACTCCCTGACCGACTTGAGTGGCGTTTTTGGGGAGCGTCCTGCGGCCCGGGTAAATTTTCACTTGCACAGCCCGCCCGACCGTCCGCCCGACGATACCGAGCTTATCAGCTTTGGGAACGGATCACCGGATCACGGAGACGGCAGTCTTGAGCTCTACTCGGATTCCTACTACCGGTCGCGCAGTCTGTCGCCCCAGTCGCAGGCCTCcgcctgctccagctcctACTTGCAGAGAGTGTACACCGGCGAGGTGCGAAAGATGCGTCAGCACTTCGAGAGCATTCAGCAGTCCGGCGAACAATCCCGGGAGCCATCCAATGAGCGGCGTGATTTTTTTGGGCTTAGCTCGCTGCGGAGGGCGCGCAGCGATCCCGAAATGAGTGCGGGATCCAAAGACGCCCCGGACACCGTTACGGATGCGGTGTCGAAGGAGGATGTGCCCCGGTTAACCCATAAATTCGAGTTGAGGGCAGCCACGCCATCGCCGGAACGCGGAAGAAGACGTCTGCGAAGCGCACAGGATCGCCTAATGCCCCACATCGATATCATCAGCAAGACAGCGGCCTTGAAAAGAGAACTACCTATTCCCGTTCGATCGAGTCCCACGAGGAGCGTTAGCAGCAACAGCCATTGCTTCGAGCGTCTGAGGATGCGCTACGAGTCACCGGAGCCGCAGACCCAGAGCTATTTGTCCACCTCGCATCCGGATATGCGGGATGTCCACGACATATCCCCTCACCTTAGTGCCGACTGGGTGGCTCACAAGCACCCGAAACCGACGAAACCCGAGGACCTGCCCAAGAAGCTACAACGAGTGGTGAGGGCGAGCTCCACATCACCACCTCGACCAGCAAGGTCGCATAACCACCAGTTGAGCTCCCGGCTAACCAGCTGCATGAAGGACATCTTCGCAAACCAGAAATTCGATCCCAACAAGCATCGTCCCAAGGCCAGATATGTTCCCGATGGTGCCGAGAACGGCAATCAGAAATCCAAGGATAGTGGCACTTTAGAGCGCCTCAAGAAGACTGCCGTTGTGACCTTTAAAG TGTCTCCCAATCATTACTATGCCACAGACGTAAACATCCACTTCAAGACACCCATCAGGCATGAGCAACGCCAAAACTTGTCCGAAGAGGAACTAGCCATTCGCCAAGCGGAGCACATGCAGAAGCTCTACCACGAGGAGCGCCGTCGAAAGTATCTACAGGAGCTGCAGGACATGAATTCGCGCCGCCACACGGACAACTTCACCCCGTCGCAGAAGTCGCCCATCGCCCTTAATCGCTACGATGACTTCCCTACGGACGTGACCCTCAAGTCGCTGGTGGGCCCCAAGACGGTGGCCCGTGCTCTCTTCAACTTCCAGGGACAGACCTCCAA GGAGCTATCCTTCCGCAAGGGCGACACCATCTACATCAGGCGGCAGATCGATGCCAACTGGTATGAGGGCGAGCACAATGCCATGATTGGACTGCTCCCAGCCAGTTATGTTGAG ATTGTCAGTCGAGACGGCGCCCGTACGCCATCCAAGCGACCATCGGAGGGCCAGGCCCGTGCCAAATACAACTTCCAGGCCCAGTCGGGCATCGAGCTCTCCTTGAACAAGGGCGAACTGGTCACTTTGACACGCCGAGTTGATGGCAACTGGTTCGAGGGCAAGATTGCTAACAGGAAGGGCATCTTCCCGTGCTCCTACGTGGAG GTACTTACTGATATTGGTGCTGAGGACATTGCGGCCAAAACAACCACCGTGATTACCAGCCAGAGCACCACGAATCTGCGGCCTAATCTCGACGTGCTGCGCACAAACATCAACAATGAGTTCAATACGCTGACGCAAAATGGAGCACAGCCACCGAACGGAATCCTTAAGGAAACGCGGACGCTGCACAAGACGGATGCCCTCCATGTGGACACCAGTTCCGAACCATTGGC GTACCGCGCACTGTACAAGTATCGGCCACAGAACTCCGACGAACTGGAACTGCTCGAGGGAGATGTGGTCCATGTACTGGAAAAGTGTGACGACGGATGGTTCGTGGGCACCTCACAGAGGACCGGCTGTTTCGGCACATTCCCCGGCAATTACGTGGAAAGGGCCTAG